One Tachysurus vachellii isolate PV-2020 chromosome 8, HZAU_Pvac_v1, whole genome shotgun sequence genomic window carries:
- the lypd6b gene encoding ly6/PLAUR domain-containing protein 6B, with protein sequence MAVPLTVYLLVASKLLLAEVKCDSINFYNIRPPVDATPYPNSFKCFTCEQASDNYSCNRWAEDKWCPQNTQYCMTMHHFGRHGKTKFVTKRCASFNDCRLSGCRHHGNAHHTECVSCCEGMVCNVELPTNHTNAVFMRIRDFSSAATRSSIWTRLFLLTSALVALLPL encoded by the exons ATGGCTGTTCCTTTAACCGTGTACCTCTTGGTAGCTTCCAAGCTGCTTTTGGCTGAAGTGAAGTGTGACAGCATCAACTTCTATAATATAAGGCCTCCTGTAGATg CGACTCCATATCCTAACAGCTTCAAGTGCTTCACATGCGAGCAGGCGTCAGACAACTACAGCTGTAATCGCTGGGCTGAAGACAAGTGGTGTCCTCAGA ATACACAGTACTGCATGACCATGCATCATTTTGGTCGACACGGGAAAACCAAGTTTGTAACAAAAAGGTGCGCTTCGTTTAACGACTGCAGGTTGAGCGGATGCCGACATCACGGGAACGCACACCACACG GAATGCGTCTCATGCTGTGAAGGCATGGTGTGTAACGTGGAGCTTCCTACTAATCACACCAACGCCGTGTTCATGAGGATTCGGGATTTCAGCTCCGCCGCGACACGCAGCAGCATCTGGACTCGCTTATTTCTACTAACCTCAGCTCTCGTAGCGCTGTTACCTTTGTGA